The following proteins come from a genomic window of Ornithinimicrobium cryptoxanthini:
- a CDS encoding prepilin peptidase gives MTIAVAPWLIAGLGLVVAIPVARWLRWVTYRKPDEEEMPIPGSRWWVVPILAISWWVLAWRVLVADPAQPGGSDPGADSPHARLIQAIVLVTLLVVALASVCLAAMDFDVHRLPDRLMWPSMGVLLVGLSIAGVVATEWGAILRVVLAGLACGGGYLLLALLSLARGSLAVGLGDVKLAALLGMGLGWFGWQTVLIGMYAGFLAGGVFALVLLLTRRVGRDGDLAYGPPMMVGAVLALLTSPGALSSLF, from the coding sequence GTGACGATCGCGGTCGCGCCGTGGCTGATAGCCGGGCTCGGGCTGGTGGTCGCCATCCCCGTGGCCCGGTGGCTGCGATGGGTCACCTATCGCAAGCCCGATGAGGAAGAGATGCCGATCCCGGGGTCGCGGTGGTGGGTGGTCCCGATCCTCGCCATCTCGTGGTGGGTCCTGGCCTGGCGGGTGCTGGTGGCCGACCCGGCCCAGCCCGGTGGGTCGGACCCTGGCGCGGACTCACCTCACGCGCGCCTGATCCAGGCCATCGTCCTGGTCACCCTGCTGGTCGTCGCGCTCGCCAGCGTCTGCCTCGCCGCCATGGACTTCGACGTGCACCGGCTCCCGGACCGCCTGATGTGGCCCTCGATGGGCGTGCTGCTCGTGGGCCTGTCCATCGCCGGTGTCGTGGCGACCGAGTGGGGGGCGATCCTGCGTGTGGTGCTGGCTGGGCTCGCCTGTGGCGGAGGCTATCTGCTCCTGGCGCTGTTGTCCCTGGCCAGGGGTTCGCTGGCAGTCGGCCTGGGGGACGTCAAGCTCGCGGCCCTGCTCGGGATGGGGCTGGGCTGGTTCGGGTGGCAGACCGTCCTGATCGGGATGTATGCGGGGTTCCTTGCCGGTGGCGTCTTCGCGCTCGTGCTGCTGCTGACCCGTCGGGTCGGCCGTGATGGAGACCTCGCCTACGGTCCTCCGATGATGGTTGGTGCGGTCCTGGCGCTGCTCACCTCACCGGGTGCGTTGAGCTCGTTGTTCTGA
- the mltG gene encoding endolytic transglycosylase MltG — translation MSRPPADDSAHAPRQSDWQDAEHGDDLHDDEFLDEFHDDFDYHDQTLADDVLAPASADGEQMLRPRRRRRKHNPLVRFGAIAVAALVVVVGGIMGFNAVRGMIPDISLGTAAPEDFEGSGSGEVLVDIPPGAGGGQIGTILFDAGVVASAEAFSNTAAADPRSTGIQPGTYTMAEQMSSGAALDRLVDPDSRQTTGVTIREGLWKDEVFAVLADATGHEVADYEAVDPASLDLPEAANGELEGYLFPDTYEFSPSSTPEEQLQAMIDLGAVRYEELGLSDADLHDIIIKASIVQGEGMFAEDLPKVARVVENRLAGDSETNGHLQMDSTIHFIYRERGRAGTTDEQRANPSPYNTYEHPGLPPGPINSPGAAAIDAAMNPAEGDWLYFVTVNPSTGETVFTNTLEEHNKNVEQFLQWCEDNPDSC, via the coding sequence ATGAGCCGACCCCCGGCGGACGACTCGGCCCACGCGCCGCGTCAGAGTGACTGGCAGGACGCTGAGCACGGCGACGATCTGCACGACGACGAGTTCCTCGACGAGTTCCACGACGACTTCGACTATCACGACCAGACGCTGGCCGACGACGTCCTGGCCCCGGCCTCGGCGGACGGCGAGCAGATGCTGCGCCCGCGACGGCGCAGGAGGAAGCACAACCCGCTGGTCCGCTTCGGCGCGATCGCGGTCGCCGCACTGGTCGTGGTGGTCGGCGGCATCATGGGCTTCAACGCGGTGCGGGGGATGATCCCGGACATCTCGCTCGGCACGGCCGCGCCCGAGGACTTTGAGGGCAGCGGCAGCGGCGAGGTGCTGGTCGACATCCCCCCGGGTGCTGGCGGTGGCCAGATCGGCACGATCCTGTTCGACGCCGGCGTCGTGGCCTCGGCGGAGGCGTTCTCCAACACGGCCGCCGCAGACCCCCGCTCCACCGGCATCCAGCCCGGCACCTACACGATGGCGGAGCAGATGAGCTCCGGTGCGGCCCTGGACCGGCTGGTCGACCCAGACTCCCGGCAGACTACGGGTGTCACGATCCGCGAGGGGTTGTGGAAGGACGAGGTCTTCGCGGTCCTGGCCGATGCCACGGGCCACGAGGTGGCCGACTACGAAGCCGTCGACCCGGCCTCCCTGGACCTGCCGGAGGCCGCCAACGGCGAGCTGGAGGGCTACCTGTTCCCCGACACCTACGAGTTCAGCCCGAGCTCGACACCCGAGGAGCAGCTGCAGGCCATGATCGACCTCGGCGCGGTGCGCTACGAGGAGCTGGGCCTCAGCGATGCGGACCTGCACGACATCATCATCAAGGCCAGCATCGTGCAGGGAGAGGGCATGTTCGCCGAGGACCTGCCCAAGGTAGCGCGGGTCGTCGAGAACCGTCTCGCCGGCGACTCCGAGACCAACGGTCACCTGCAGATGGACTCCACGATCCACTTCATCTACCGGGAGCGTGGGCGCGCCGGCACGACCGATGAGCAGCGCGCCAACCCCAGTCCCTACAACACCTATGAGCACCCGGGTCTTCCGCCCGGACCGATCAACAGTCCGGGGGCAGCCGCCATCGACGCCGCGATGAATCCCGCCGAGGGCGACTGGCTCTATTTTGTGACGGTCAACCCGTCGACGGGTGAGACGGTCTTCACCAACACGCTGGAGGAGCACAACAAGAACGTCGAGCAGTTCCTCCAGTGGTGTGAAGACAACCCAGACAGCTGCTGA
- a CDS encoding GNAT family N-acetyltransferase: MIDHCGLREIASHPALLELTGNDPFVRWGVPSPFSGRVLAGDGAVAIERVGRRGRGMWVIPHHAGGAPGIRSLLEQLRSGPVERLGVTHLSVPQEYADQLAAIFATDGGGNWDWMWTTTEPAPVPHEADLVTLDDTADAAELIALAAAHSPAGEGDPGTGATHLWLGLRDDAGRLICAGALQFLDSGAPHLAGIVTDTSLRGRGLGRAVTAGLTRWAIARHGVCTLGMYSDNPPARAVYLGLGYRTAYAWHSRRLALPQS, from the coding sequence GTGATCGACCACTGCGGACTGCGCGAGATCGCCAGCCACCCGGCGCTGCTGGAGCTGACCGGCAACGACCCTTTTGTGCGGTGGGGCGTGCCCTCGCCCTTCAGCGGTCGCGTCCTGGCCGGGGACGGTGCCGTCGCGATCGAGCGGGTCGGTCGCCGCGGCCGTGGCATGTGGGTCATCCCGCACCATGCGGGCGGAGCACCCGGCATCCGGTCACTGCTGGAGCAGCTGCGCTCTGGTCCCGTCGAGCGGCTCGGCGTCACCCACCTCTCGGTGCCTCAGGAGTATGCCGACCAGCTGGCGGCGATCTTCGCCACGGACGGCGGCGGCAACTGGGACTGGATGTGGACCACCACCGAGCCGGCGCCGGTCCCCCACGAGGCCGATCTGGTGACCCTAGATGACACCGCTGACGCTGCCGAGCTGATCGCGCTGGCGGCCGCGCACAGCCCGGCTGGCGAGGGTGACCCGGGCACCGGCGCCACCCACCTGTGGCTCGGGCTGCGCGACGACGCTGGTCGGCTCATCTGCGCCGGTGCGCTGCAGTTCCTGGACTCCGGCGCCCCGCACCTGGCTGGGATCGTGACCGACACGTCCCTGCGTGGGCGGGGTCTGGGCCGGGCGGTCACCGCCGGCCTCACGCGCTGGGCGATCGCCCGGCACGGGGTGTGCACGCTAGGCATGTATTCGGACAACCCGCCGGCTCGCGCGGTCTATCTGGGCCTGGGCTACCGCACGGCCTATGCCTGGCACTCACGACGCCTCGCTCTGCCGCAGAGCTGA
- the alaS gene encoding alanine--tRNA ligase, producing METAEIRRRWLSFFEGTDHTVVPSAPLVYDDPNLLFVNAGMVPFKPYFLGQQSPPWKRATSVQKCVRTLDIEEVGKTTRHGTFFQMNGNFSFGDYFKEGAIRQAWELVTGSQAEGGLGFDPDKVWVTVLGPGLLPHLPDGDEEAAALWREIAGLPDERIQRRGVEDNYWHMGVPGPGGPCSEIYVDRGAEYGPDGGPLVDEERFLEIWNLVFMQEELSAIRSKADFDVTGELPSKNIDTGMGLERVAYLLQGVDNLYEIDEVYPVIERAEQMSGRDYGADHGADVQFRVVADHVRSGLMLMSDGVTPGNEGRGYVLRRLLRRAVRSMRLLGVQDPALTELLPISKDVMKASYPELEADFGRISQIAYAEEEAFRRTLVAGTTILDLAVDKAKERGATTLAGDQAFALHDTYGFPIDLTLEMAAEQGLEVDREGFTTLMTEQRERAKADARAKKSGHASTEVWRDLRDHGPTEFLAYETLTAEASVRGLVVDGARVPALTQGQRGMIVLDRTPFYAESGGQTADEGVIETASGAVLRVRDVQRPVKGLIAHTVEVESGELTEGAGVNAQVDPDWRVQACQAHSGTHVVHAALRQVLGPTALQSGSYNKPGYLRLDFAWNSSLSRETRSEIEEVANLALRQDLPVSAAYMTLPEARAAGALALFGETYDEQVRVVEIGGPWSRELCGGTHVRHSSQVGALTLTGESSVGSGSRRIEALVGMDALRYLARERALVSELSGLVGVRPEQLSDRVGQVLTRLKEAEKEIAAMRQAAVLSDAGALVASAEDVNGVTWLGHDAGPGVGGDDLRRLVTDLRGRLGEERPSVVAAVSAAGDRPVIVIATNAAARERGLKAGQLVKIGAQALGGNGGGKDDLAQGGGQDASQISEALTQIGRALGRA from the coding sequence ATGGAAACCGCCGAGATCCGCCGCCGTTGGCTGTCCTTCTTTGAAGGCACCGACCACACCGTGGTGCCCAGCGCACCCCTGGTGTATGACGACCCGAACCTGTTGTTCGTCAACGCCGGCATGGTCCCGTTCAAGCCCTACTTCCTGGGGCAGCAGAGCCCGCCGTGGAAGCGCGCCACGTCGGTGCAGAAGTGCGTGCGCACCCTCGACATCGAGGAGGTCGGCAAGACCACCCGCCACGGCACCTTCTTCCAGATGAACGGCAACTTCTCCTTCGGCGACTACTTCAAGGAGGGGGCGATCCGCCAGGCGTGGGAGCTGGTCACCGGATCCCAGGCCGAGGGCGGCCTCGGGTTCGACCCCGACAAGGTCTGGGTCACCGTGCTCGGGCCCGGCCTGCTGCCGCACCTTCCGGACGGCGACGAGGAGGCCGCCGCGCTGTGGCGCGAGATCGCCGGCCTGCCCGACGAGCGGATCCAGCGCCGCGGGGTGGAGGACAACTACTGGCACATGGGGGTGCCCGGCCCCGGCGGCCCATGCAGCGAGATCTATGTCGACCGCGGTGCTGAGTACGGCCCCGACGGTGGCCCGCTGGTCGACGAGGAGCGCTTCCTGGAGATCTGGAACCTGGTCTTCATGCAGGAGGAGCTCTCCGCGATCCGGTCCAAGGCCGACTTCGACGTGACCGGCGAGCTGCCCAGCAAGAACATCGACACCGGCATGGGTCTGGAGCGCGTCGCCTACCTGCTGCAGGGCGTGGACAACCTCTATGAGATCGACGAGGTCTACCCCGTCATCGAGCGCGCCGAGCAGATGAGTGGCCGCGACTACGGCGCCGACCACGGTGCTGACGTGCAGTTCCGGGTCGTGGCCGACCACGTGCGCTCCGGCCTGATGCTCATGTCTGACGGCGTCACCCCCGGCAACGAGGGCCGTGGCTACGTCCTCCGGCGGCTCCTGCGCCGCGCGGTGCGCTCGATGCGGCTGCTCGGCGTGCAGGACCCCGCGCTGACCGAGCTGCTGCCGATCAGCAAGGACGTCATGAAGGCGTCCTACCCCGAGCTCGAGGCCGACTTCGGCCGGATCAGCCAGATCGCGTATGCCGAGGAGGAGGCCTTCCGGCGCACCCTCGTCGCGGGCACCACCATCTTGGACCTCGCGGTCGACAAGGCCAAGGAGCGCGGTGCGACCACCCTCGCCGGGGACCAGGCTTTCGCCCTGCACGACACCTACGGCTTCCCGATCGACCTGACCCTGGAGATGGCGGCCGAGCAGGGTCTCGAGGTCGACCGCGAGGGCTTCACCACCCTGATGACCGAGCAGCGCGAGCGTGCCAAGGCCGACGCCAGGGCCAAGAAGTCCGGCCACGCCTCGACCGAGGTCTGGCGCGACCTGCGCGACCACGGCCCCACCGAGTTCCTGGCCTACGAGACGCTGACGGCCGAGGCCTCGGTGCGCGGTCTGGTGGTCGACGGGGCCCGCGTCCCGGCGCTGACCCAGGGTCAGCGCGGCATGATCGTGCTGGACCGCACTCCGTTCTATGCCGAGTCCGGTGGCCAGACCGCTGACGAGGGCGTCATCGAGACCGCGTCCGGTGCGGTGCTGCGGGTCCGCGACGTGCAGCGACCCGTCAAGGGTCTGATCGCCCACACGGTCGAGGTCGAGTCCGGCGAGCTCACCGAGGGCGCGGGCGTCAACGCCCAGGTCGACCCCGACTGGCGGGTGCAGGCCTGCCAGGCTCACTCCGGCACGCACGTCGTGCACGCGGCGCTGCGCCAGGTGCTCGGCCCCACGGCGCTGCAGAGCGGCTCCTACAACAAGCCGGGATACCTGCGCCTGGACTTCGCCTGGAACTCCTCGCTCTCGCGTGAGACCCGCTCGGAGATCGAGGAGGTCGCCAACCTGGCGCTGCGCCAGGACCTGCCGGTGTCCGCGGCCTACATGACCCTGCCCGAGGCCCGCGCGGCCGGTGCGCTCGCCCTGTTCGGTGAGACGTATGACGAGCAGGTGCGGGTGGTCGAGATCGGTGGCCCGTGGTCGCGCGAGCTGTGCGGAGGGACCCACGTGCGGCACTCCAGCCAGGTCGGGGCGCTGACGCTCACCGGCGAGTCGTCGGTCGGGTCGGGCTCGAGGCGCATCGAGGCCCTCGTCGGGATGGACGCGCTGCGCTATCTCGCCCGGGAGCGTGCCCTGGTCAGCGAGCTGTCCGGGCTCGTGGGCGTGCGGCCCGAGCAGCTGAGTGACCGGGTGGGACAGGTGTTGACCCGGCTCAAGGAGGCCGAGAAGGAGATCGCGGCGATGCGCCAGGCGGCCGTGCTCTCGGACGCCGGCGCCCTCGTGGCTTCGGCCGAGGACGTCAACGGGGTCACCTGGCTCGGTCACGACGCCGGCCCCGGTGTGGGCGGCGATGACCTGCGCCGGTTGGTCACCGACCTGCGGGGCCGCCTCGGGGAGGAGCGCCCGAGCGTGGTCGCGGCGGTGTCGGCCGCCGGAGACCGTCCCGTCATCGTGATCGCCACCAACGCGGCGGCTCGGGAACGGGGGCTGAAGGCCGGCCAGCTGGTCAAGATCGGCGCCCAGGCACTGGGCGGCAACGGTGGAGGCAAGGACGACCTGGCCCAGGGTGGGGGGCAGGACGCGTCGCAGATCAGCGAGGCGCTCACCCAGATCGGGCGGGCCCTTGGTCGCGCCTGA
- a CDS encoding replication-associated recombination protein A → MSPTQADDLFAQQSDVGAGDLQPPLAVRMRPSTIEEVRGQADVLRPGSPLRRLIEGSAGAAGPLSAILWGPPGTGKTTLAHLVAQAAGRTFVELSAVTAGVKDVRSVMEQATRERSLYGRQTVLFLDEIHRFSKAQQDALLPSVENRLVILVAATTENPSFSVIAPLLSRSMLIRLTSLDDTQVGEVIDQALTDERGLGGQFELETAAREHIIRIAGGDARRSLTTLEAAAGVALDGVAAGREGETVVITLEAAEQAVDQAAVRYDKTGDQHYDVASAFIKSMRGSDVDAALHYLARQLEAGEDPRFIARRIVISASEDVGMGDPTALQTAVAALHAVAQIGMPEARIILAQAVVHNALAPKSNAAYSGINAAIEDVRAGRGGAVPAHLRGSGYAGAAKLGHGAGYRYSHDEPNAVGPQQYLPDDLMDAEYYRPTDRGWEERLGPRWRELRAIIRGIRPGR, encoded by the coding sequence GTGTCCCCGACCCAGGCTGACGACCTCTTTGCCCAGCAGTCCGACGTCGGTGCTGGGGACCTGCAGCCTCCACTGGCCGTGCGCATGCGCCCCTCGACCATCGAGGAGGTGCGGGGCCAGGCCGACGTGCTGCGACCGGGCAGCCCGCTGCGCCGTCTGATCGAGGGCTCAGCAGGCGCGGCCGGGCCGCTCTCCGCGATCCTCTGGGGGCCACCTGGGACGGGCAAGACCACCCTCGCCCACCTGGTGGCACAGGCCGCCGGGCGCACCTTCGTCGAGCTCTCTGCGGTGACCGCCGGCGTCAAGGACGTGCGCTCGGTGATGGAGCAGGCGACCCGCGAGCGCAGCCTCTATGGCCGCCAGACCGTGCTCTTCCTCGACGAGATCCACCGGTTCAGCAAGGCCCAGCAGGACGCACTGCTCCCCAGCGTCGAGAACCGCCTCGTCATCCTGGTGGCCGCGACCACGGAGAACCCCTCGTTCAGCGTCATCGCCCCGCTGCTGTCCCGCTCCATGCTGATCCGGCTGACCTCCCTGGACGACACACAGGTGGGCGAGGTCATCGACCAGGCGCTGACCGACGAGCGCGGTCTGGGTGGCCAGTTCGAGCTCGAGACTGCTGCACGGGAGCACATCATCCGGATCGCCGGGGGTGACGCGCGTCGGTCGCTGACCACCCTGGAGGCTGCCGCCGGGGTCGCGCTGGACGGGGTCGCCGCGGGGCGTGAGGGCGAGACCGTGGTGATCACCCTGGAGGCGGCCGAGCAGGCGGTCGACCAGGCGGCGGTGCGCTATGACAAGACCGGTGACCAGCACTACGACGTGGCCAGCGCCTTCATCAAGTCGATGCGCGGCAGTGACGTCGACGCCGCGCTGCACTATCTGGCCCGCCAGCTCGAGGCGGGGGAGGACCCGCGGTTTATCGCGCGCCGCATCGTCATCTCGGCCAGCGAGGACGTCGGGATGGGCGACCCGACGGCGCTGCAGACCGCCGTCGCGGCACTGCACGCGGTGGCCCAGATCGGCATGCCCGAGGCACGGATCATCCTGGCGCAGGCCGTCGTGCACAACGCTCTCGCGCCCAAGTCCAACGCGGCATACTCCGGCATCAACGCCGCGATCGAGGACGTCCGGGCCGGTCGCGGGGGCGCCGTCCCCGCCCACCTGCGGGGCAGCGGCTATGCCGGCGCGGCCAAGCTGGGCCACGGCGCGGGCTACCGCTACAGCCACGACGAGCCCAACGCGGTCGGCCCCCAGCAGTACCTCCCGGACGACCTAATGGACGCTGAGTACTACCGTCCGACCGACCGCGGATGGGAGGAGCGGCTGGGGCCGCGCTGGCGTGAGCTCCGTGCCATCATCCGGGGGATCCGCCCCGGCAGATAG
- the aroC gene encoding chorismate synthase, whose product MLRWLTAGESHGPALTAMLEGLPAGVRVDRTAVEAALARRRLGYGRGARMSFEADQLSFLAGMRHGQTLGSPIALQIANSEWDKWAAVMNPEPVEAGDLERASDIGAPQEIARNKALTRPRPGHADLVGMQKYGFTEARPVLERASARETAARVALGAVAAAFLEQAAGIRLVSHTVAVGSVPGEERAQDAPDADTLPHPDDVARIDADPVRTLDADLSTAIVAEIDAAKKDGDTLGGVVEVLAWGLPPGLGSYTHWDRRLDSRLAGALMGIQAIKGVEIGEGFRTAARRGSQAHDEIARGSDGQVRRTTQRSGGTEGGMSTGEVLRVRAAMKPISTVPRALQTIDVSTGEAATAIHQRSDVCAVPAAGVVAEAMVALVLADAVIEKFGGDSVAEVRRNLAGYLAAIPEGMVTGSGTGDLGTGDTGAGDTGAGQESE is encoded by the coding sequence ATGCTGCGCTGGTTGACTGCCGGTGAGTCGCACGGTCCCGCGCTCACCGCGATGTTGGAGGGACTTCCCGCTGGGGTGCGGGTCGATCGGACCGCCGTGGAGGCCGCGCTGGCCCGCCGCCGGCTGGGCTACGGTCGCGGCGCCCGGATGAGCTTTGAGGCTGATCAGCTCTCGTTCCTGGCGGGGATGCGCCACGGCCAGACGCTCGGCAGCCCGATCGCCCTGCAGATCGCCAACTCCGAGTGGGACAAGTGGGCCGCCGTGATGAACCCCGAGCCGGTCGAGGCGGGTGACCTGGAGCGCGCCAGCGATATCGGTGCCCCACAGGAGATCGCCCGCAACAAGGCGCTGACGCGCCCGCGTCCGGGGCACGCCGACCTGGTCGGCATGCAGAAGTATGGCTTCACCGAGGCACGCCCAGTCCTGGAGCGGGCCAGTGCCCGCGAGACGGCGGCCCGGGTGGCCCTCGGCGCGGTTGCCGCTGCGTTCCTGGAGCAGGCCGCCGGCATCCGGCTGGTGAGCCACACGGTGGCGGTGGGATCGGTCCCCGGGGAGGAGCGGGCTCAGGACGCCCCGGACGCGGACACCCTGCCGCACCCGGATGACGTGGCACGCATCGATGCCGACCCCGTGCGCACCCTGGACGCCGACCTCTCGACGGCCATCGTCGCCGAGATCGATGCGGCCAAGAAGGACGGCGACACCCTCGGCGGCGTCGTCGAGGTCCTGGCGTGGGGGCTGCCACCGGGGCTGGGTTCCTACACCCACTGGGACCGCAGGCTCGACTCCCGGCTGGCGGGAGCCCTGATGGGGATCCAGGCGATCAAGGGCGTGGAGATCGGGGAGGGCTTCCGCACCGCCGCACGCCGCGGCAGCCAGGCCCACGACGAGATCGCTCGCGGCTCGGACGGACAGGTCCGCCGCACGACCCAGCGCTCGGGTGGGACCGAGGGCGGCATGAGCACCGGAGAGGTGCTGCGGGTGCGGGCCGCGATGAAGCCGATCAGCACGGTGCCCCGTGCGTTGCAGACGATCGACGTCAGCACGGGCGAGGCGGCGACCGCCATCCACCAGCGCTCCGACGTCTGCGCAGTGCCGGCAGCCGGCGTCGTCGCCGAGGCAATGGTCGCTCTTGTGCTGGCGGATGCGGTCATCGAGAAGTTCGGCGGCGACTCGGTCGCCGAGGTGAGGCGCAACCTCGCCGGCTATCTCGCGGCCATCCCTGAGGGGATGGTGACCGGGAGCGGCACAGGGGACCTTGGCACAGGCGACACTGGCGCAGGGGACACCGGCGCCGGGCAGGAGTCCGAGTGA
- a CDS encoding shikimate kinase, whose translation MSSTRPLAVLVGPPGAGKSTVGALLADHWHADFRDTDRLIEQSQGRSISDIFVDDGEAFFRALERETVVSSLTTSAGVLALGGGAVLDPDVQEALVGHRVVFLDVGIADASSRVGFDGSRPLLAVNPRASWNRLMKVRRPTYESVSTVRVDTAGRTPAEVVAAVVAELGEP comes from the coding sequence GTGAGCAGCACACGACCCCTTGCCGTGCTGGTCGGCCCGCCCGGTGCGGGCAAGTCGACGGTGGGGGCACTCCTGGCAGACCACTGGCACGCCGATTTCCGAGACACGGACCGGCTGATCGAGCAGAGCCAGGGCCGATCGATCTCGGACATCTTCGTCGATGACGGAGAGGCCTTCTTCCGTGCGTTGGAGCGTGAGACCGTGGTCTCCAGCCTGACCACCAGCGCGGGGGTGCTGGCGCTCGGAGGGGGTGCCGTGCTGGACCCTGACGTCCAGGAGGCGCTCGTCGGCCACCGCGTGGTGTTCCTCGACGTCGGCATCGCGGACGCCTCGTCACGCGTCGGCTTCGACGGTTCCCGCCCGCTGCTGGCCGTGAACCCGAGGGCGTCCTGGAACAGGTTGATGAAGGTCCGCCGCCCGACCTACGAGAGCGTGAGCACCGTCCGGGTCGACACCGCCGGCCGGACCCCGGCCGAGGTGGTGGCGGCAGTCGTGGCCGAGCTGGGCGAGCCGTGA
- the ruvX gene encoding Holliday junction resolvase RuvX, whose translation MRRGVRLGVDVGEVRVGLAASDPDGILATPVATLTRDREGLTDLQAIVEQARGREAIEVVVGLPRSLAGTEGAAAAAIRDYALALRRRLGQVPVRLFDERLSTVDAHRSLHASGVAGRRHRARVDQAAAVVILQAALDTERNTGGPAGEELVTRKPRTKRSATNSEGSPR comes from the coding sequence ATGCGCCGCGGGGTGCGCCTCGGTGTCGATGTCGGCGAGGTTCGGGTGGGTCTGGCCGCCAGCGACCCGGACGGGATCCTGGCGACCCCGGTCGCCACGCTCACCCGTGACCGGGAGGGCCTGACCGACCTCCAGGCGATCGTCGAGCAGGCCCGCGGGCGAGAGGCCATCGAGGTGGTCGTCGGGCTTCCGCGCAGCCTGGCCGGCACCGAGGGTGCGGCCGCAGCCGCCATCCGCGACTATGCTCTGGCACTGCGCCGACGACTGGGTCAGGTGCCGGTGCGGCTGTTCGATGAAAGACTGTCGACCGTGGATGCGCACCGATCTCTGCACGCCAGCGGCGTCGCCGGGCGGCGTCATCGCGCGCGTGTTGACCAGGCGGCAGCAGTCGTCATACTGCAGGCTGCCCTTGACACGGAAAGAAACACCGGTGGCCCCGCCGGTGAAGAGCTCGTGACGCGCAAACCCAGGACCAAGCGCAGCGCAACCAACAGTGAGGGAAGCCCACGATGA
- a CDS encoding shikimate dehydrogenase, protein MTRRAGVVGSPITHSMSPVLHRAAYAALGLADWTFDRDQVEAGGLSTHVGGLSDEWVGVSVTMPLKEEALALAVTRGDEAELVGAANTLTRGEQGWRADNTDVQGLEMALREAGLGEVGSAVIVGSGATARSALLALSRFGAHDVTFLVRDQVRPAAAALAERLGMTVSSRNYAHGSGAWGSPGAVISTVPSGATPPVDGWRLPEGCVVFDVVYAGWPTPWAAQWRSEGVTVARGDRMLLHQAVAQVQLMTGRNAPVALMGEALSAALRAAP, encoded by the coding sequence GTGACCCGGCGTGCCGGGGTGGTCGGCTCCCCGATCACCCACTCGATGTCCCCCGTCCTGCACCGGGCGGCCTATGCCGCGCTCGGCCTGGCTGACTGGACCTTCGACCGTGACCAGGTCGAGGCCGGTGGCCTCAGCACGCACGTCGGGGGCCTGTCCGATGAGTGGGTCGGTGTGTCGGTGACGATGCCGCTGAAGGAGGAGGCCCTGGCGCTCGCCGTCACCCGCGGTGACGAGGCAGAGCTCGTGGGTGCCGCCAACACCCTGACGCGGGGTGAGCAGGGCTGGCGGGCGGACAACACCGACGTCCAGGGCCTGGAGATGGCGCTCCGCGAGGCGGGCTTGGGCGAGGTGGGCTCCGCCGTCATCGTGGGCTCTGGGGCGACGGCACGGTCGGCGCTGCTGGCGCTGAGCCGGTTCGGAGCCCACGACGTCACCTTCCTGGTCCGCGATCAGGTCCGGCCCGCCGCCGCAGCACTGGCCGAGCGGCTAGGGATGACGGTCAGTAGTCGCAACTATGCCCATGGGTCTGGTGCGTGGGGGAGTCCGGGGGCCGTGATCAGCACCGTGCCCAGCGGGGCCACACCGCCTGTGGATGGCTGGCGGCTCCCGGAGGGGTGCGTGGTGTTTGATGTGGTGTATGCCGGGTGGCCGACTCCGTGGGCGGCCCAGTGGCGAAGCGAGGGAGTCACGGTGGCGAGGGGAGACCGGATGCTGTTGCACCAGGCGGTCGCGCAGGTGCAGCTGATGACCGGCCGCAACGCCCCCGTCGCACTCATGGGCGAGGCACTATCGGCCGCCCTCCGGGCGGCGCCGTGA